A genome region from Primulina eburnea isolate SZY01 chromosome 9, ASM2296580v1, whole genome shotgun sequence includes the following:
- the LOC140840617 gene encoding caffeoyl-CoA O-methyltransferase gives MGGNGESKENQAGRHQEVGHKSLLQSDALYQYILETSVYPKEPEAMKELREVTAKHPWNIMTTSADEGQFLNMLLKLINAKNTMEIGVYTGYSLLATALALPHDGKILAMDINRENYELGLPIIQKAGVAHKIDFREGPALPVLDQMIQDGKHNGAFDFIFVDADKDNYINYHKRLIDLVKMGGVIGYDNTLWNGSVVAPPDAPMRKYVRYYRDFVLELNKALAADPRIEICQLPVGDGITLCRRIS, from the exons ATGGGAGGAAATGGTGAATCCAAGGAAAACCAAGCGGGGAGACACCAAGAAGTTGGCCACAAAAGTCTCTTGCAAAGCGATGCTCTCTATCAG TATATTCTTGAAACAAGCGTTTATCCCAAAGAACCAGAGGCCATGAAAGAGCTCAGAGAAGTGACTGCCAAACACCCATG gaacaTTATGACAACATCGGCCGATGAAGGGCAGTTCTTGAACATGCTTTTGAAGCTGATCAATGCCAAAAACACCATGGAGATCGGCGTTTACACCGGTTACTCTCTGCTAGCGACTGCTCTTGCTCTTCCTCATGATGGAAAG ATATTGGCAATGGATATTAATAGAGAGAATTACGAGTTGGGTCTGCCCATAATCCAAAAGGCTGGCGTTGCCCACAAAATTGACTTCAGAGAGGGTCCTGCCTTACCTGTTCTTGATCAAATGATTCAAGAT GGGAAGCATAATGGGGCGTTTGATTTTATATTCGTGGATGCGGACAAGGACAACTACATCAATTATCACAAGAGGCTTATTGATCTAGTGAAGATGGGTGGTGTGATCGGGTACGACAACACCCTGTGGAACGGGTCTGTGGTGGCCCCACCCGATGCACCGATGAGGAAGTATGTCAGGTATTATCGAGACTTCGTATTGGAACTCAACAAGGCGCTTGCGGCTGATCCGAGGATAGAGATTTGTCAGCTTCCCGTCGGCGATGGGATCACCCTGTGCCGCCGTATCAGCTGA
- the LOC140841880 gene encoding E3 ubiquitin-protein ligase MBR2-like isoform X1 has product MQGERSSLDSFPETVDLNQGSIPNDSSVDHSASWDNLLNPVQDRLSGYMVPSSGSNISSTNAVSSRAQSFSGWAQGESSSSANNSQDRTYDHSKMRLGWSSSFGHCSETDARTDNLSFEASGFSNSSYVGNQVTGILPTMQNYSSIFGSQDATSSHGPARESDSHGILGATLPHNLYKSGQSEAVKTSNFYASSSIAAASGSSSSFFEINNASGSSTGPWGSSCKRKNVEGNSGQFCHGGSSSSNQPVENMKQNPIHGCYSSPRSLSISSEPLNSSLTIRSEQLNSRGVGMSRATPATYPSSVPGIPESSGRNPVGRSNTRHHDLVRFDAARGIPLRRPTAYATQPLPRPFSSIESLELRSPVVPPINPGNTLNQSHILPASEDLGTHPYPWNRSFSTRGGSFSRSSVPSGERGPTVHDDVNARSSIRNNPDFPMLVSVPETRNVPQDQIDWSFAPGTSTSSRNPSFASRIGAGSGARASPVILLPHQMQRSQAHQRFSEFYPWNPTQRIESDSGVRRSPFVPFPSASFSADEAPSTSLGQHQSDQQPPAFSIDTTSDDASGWNALAAVEGRHRLQIRQVLNAMRRGVHLQPEDYMLIDPFINGFVEMHDRHRDMRLDVDNMSYEELLALEERIGNVNTGLSEEKILASMKQRKYRVFGVALKLEPCCICQEEYMDGDNIGISDCGHEFHVNCIKQWLTLKNLCPICKTTALEI; this is encoded by the exons ATGCAGGGGGAAAGAAGTTCCCTTGATTCTTTCCCTGAAACGGTTGATTTGAATCAGGGATCTATTCCCAATGACAGCTCTGTGGATCACTCCGCTTCTTGGGACAACCTGCTCAATCCAGTTCAAGATCGACTATCCGGTTACATGGTTCCCTCTAGTGGCAGTAATATTAGTTCCACAAATGCTGTTAGCAGTCGTGCTCAGAGTTTTAGTGGTTGGGCCCAAGGTGAATCCAGCTCCAGTGCAAATAATTCACAGGACCGAACTTACGATCATTCAAAAATGAGGCTTGGATGGTCATCCTCGTTTGGTCATTGTTCCGAGACTGATGCAAGGACAGACAATTTGTCTTTTGAAGCATCTGGTTTCAGCAATTCTAGTTATGTCGGCAATCAGGTGACTGGAATCCTTCCTACAATGCAAAATTACAGCTCCATTTTTGGTTCACAGGATGCAACTTCAAGCCATGGACCTGCGAGGGAAAGTGATAGCCATGGAATCCTAGGGGCTACTTTACCTCATAATCTGTATAAGTCTGGCCAATCCGAGGCAGTGAAAACTTCGAATTTTTATGCTTCTTCCAGCATAGCAGCTGCTTCTGGAAGTTCTAGTTCATTTTTCGAAATAAATAATGCATCAGGTTCATCTACTGGTCCGTGGGGTTCATCCTGCAAGAGGAAGAATGTTGAAGGTAATTCGGGACAATTTTGTCATGGTGGGAGTTCGAGCTCGAATCAGCCAGTGGAGAACATGAAGCAGAATCCTATCCATGGTTGTTACTCTAGCCCAAGAAGTTTAAGCATATCATCTGAACCTCTGAATTCGTCTCTAACTATTCGCTCAGAGCAACTAAATTCAAGAGGGGTTGGAATGAGTAGAGCAACCCCTGCTACTTATCCTTCAAGTGTTCCAGGAATTCCAGAAAGCTCGGGCAGAAATCCTGTTGGAAGATCGAATACCAGACACCATGATTTGGTTCGATTTGATGCGGCTAGAGGCATTCCTTTGAGACGTCCTACTGCTTATGCTACCCAGCCGCTTCCTAGACCTTTCTCAAGTATTGAATCTTTAGAGTTGAGATCACCAGTTGTACCGCCAATAAATCCAGGCAACACCCTTAATCAATCTCATATATTACCTGCATCTGAGGATTTAGGTACACATCCTTACCCTTGGAATAGATCTTTCAGCACACGGGGTGGCAGCTTCTCAAGGTCATCTGTTCCCTCTGGAGAAAGGGGTCCTACTGTGCATGATGATGTCAATGCCAGAAGCTCTATCAGAAATAATCCCGATTTTCCCATGCTCGTTTCTGTTCCTGAGACGAGAAATGTTCCACAAGACCAAATTGACTGGAGTTTTGCCCCTGGAACTTCTACATCTTCTAGAAATCCTTCATTTGCTTCCCGGATTGGTGCAGGTTCTGGTGCGCGTGCATCTCCCGTAATCTTGTTGCCTCATCAGATGCAAAGATCTCAAGCCCATCAGAGATTCTCAGaattttatccttggaaccccACTCAAAGGATTGAATCTGACTCCGGAGTTCGGAGAAGTCCTTTTGTGCCTTTCCCTTCTGCCTCGTTTTCAGCAGACGAGGCACCGAGTACTAGTCTTGGACAGCATCAGTCAGATCAACAGCCACCAGCGTTCTCGATTGATACGACAAGTGATGATGCTAGCGGTTGGAATGCTTTAGCTGCTGTTGAGGGAAGGCATAGACTG CAGATCCGTCAAGTCTTGAACGCCATGCGAAGGGGTGTCCACTTACAACCTGAG GATTATATGCTGATCGACCCTTTTATTAATGGATTTGTGGAGATGCATGACCGGCATAGAGACATGAGGCTCGATGTGGATAACATGTCTTATGAA GAATTGTTAGCTTTGGAGGAACGTATAGGGAATGTTAACACCGGATTGAGCGAGGAGAAAATCTTGGCCTCAATGAAACAGAGGAAGTATAGAGTATTTGGTGTCGCACTGAAATTGGAACCATGCTGTATATGTCAG GAGGAATACATGGATGGAGATAATATTGGGATATCGGATTGTGGGCATGAGTTTCATGTCAACTGCATCAAGCAATGGTTGACACTAAAGAACTTATGTCCCATTTGTAAAACAACGGCTTTGGAAATTTGA
- the LOC140841882 gene encoding polyadenylate-binding protein 2-like: MAAQVQMPPQVQLVNTTPSGGAPFVTSLYVGDLDANVTDSQLYDLFSQVGDVVSVRVCRDLTSRHSLGYGYVNYGSTQDAERAVEELNFTPLNGKPIRIMYSHRDPSVRRSGAGNIFIKNLDKEIDHKALHDTFSSFGNILSCKIATNASGQSMGYGFVQYASDESAQKAIEKLNGMLLNGKQVYVGPFLRKQEREMSVDKTVFTNVFVKNLSETTTEEDLRKTFIEFGSLASTAVMRNEDGKSKCFGFVNFENAEDAARAVESLNGHKFDNKEWYVGRAQKKSEREVELKQQFEQSAQEAVDKFQGLNLYVKNLDDSIGDEKLKDLFSPFGSITSYKVMRDPKGISRGSGFVAFSSPEEASRALSEMNGKLIAGKPLYVAPAQRKEDRRARLQAQFAQMRPMTMASTVNPRMPMYPPGGPGLGQQIFYGQPPPAIIPPQHGFGYQQQLVPGMRPGAPLMPNMFVPLVQQGHQGPRPGGRRANAVPMQQGPQPVIQQQMLPRGRGFRYPLGRGMPDVSMQGIPGNMLPVPYEMGGLPLHNAGISQPIPIGALASALANASPIEQRTMLGENLYPLVEQLEPDMAAKVTGMLLEMDQTEVLHLLESPEALKAKVSEAMDVLKNVSQQQLSSPAEQLASLSLSE, from the exons ATGGCGGCTCAGGTTCAGATGCCACCTCAAGTACAGTTGGTGAACACCACGCCGTCCGGCGGTGCTCCGTTCGTAACTTCACTGTACGTCGGAGATCTAGATGCGAATGTGACTGACTCGCAACTGTACGATCTGTTCAGCCAGGTGGGGGATGTGGTGTCGGTTAGGGTTTGCAGGGATTTAACCAGCCGACATTCACTTGGTTATGGCTACGTCAACTACGGAAGTACTCAGGATG CTGAGAGAGCGGTGGAGGAGCTGAACTTTACTCCTCTCAATGGGAAACCCATTAGGATTATGTATTCTCATCGAGACCCTAGTGTACGCAGGAGTGGTGCtggaaatatatttattaag AATTTGGACAAGGAAATTGACCATAAAGCTCTACATGATACATTTTCTTCATTTGGGAACATTTTGTCGTGCAAAATAGCAACAAATGCGTCTGGTCAATCAATGGGCTATGGTTTTGTGCAATATGCTAGTGATGAATCTGCCCAGAAAGCTATTGAGAAGCTTAATGGCATGCTGCTGAATGGGAAGCAAGTCTATGTGGGACCCTTCCTTCGTAAGCAAGAAAGAGAGATGTCAGTTGACAAAACAGTATTCACCAACGTGTTTGTGAAAAATCTTTCTGAAACAACAACCGAAGAAGACCTTAGAAAGACATTTATTGAATTTGGATCACTCGCTAGTACTGCGGTAATGAGAAATGAAGATGGCAAGTCCAAGTGCTTTGGATTTGTTAATTTTGAGAATGCAGAAGATGCTGCTAGAGCAGTTGAATCCCTTAATGGACATAAATTTGATAACAAGGAATGGTATGTCGGGAGAGCCCAAAAGAAATCTGAGAGGGAGGTTGAATTGAAACAACAATTTGAGCAGAGCGCACAAGAAGCCGTCGACAAATTTCAAGGATTGAACCTGTATGTCAAAAACCTAGATGATAGTATTGGCGATGAGAAACTCAAGGATTTGTTCTCTCCATTTGGTTCAATAACATCATACAAG GTGATGCGAGATCCCAAAGGTATAAGCAGAGGATCGGGCTTTGTTGCATTCTCATCACCAGAAGAGGCTTCCAGAGCT CTTTCTGAGATGAATGGTAAGTTGATTGCTGGCAAACCACTTTATGTTGCCCCTGCTCAGAGGAAGGAAGATAGAAGAGCACGGTTACAG GCTCAGTTTGCTCAAATGAGGCCCATGACTATGGCATCTACTGTCAATCCTCGAATGCCAATGTACCCTCCTGGTGGTCCTGGTCTGGGGCAACAAATATTTTATGGGCAACCACCACCTGCCATTATCCCTCCTCAA CATGGATTTGGTTATCAGCAGCAACTTGTTCCTGGTATGAGACCCGGTGCGCCTCTCATGCCGAATATGTTTGTGCCTCTGGTTCAACAAGGGCATCAAGGCCCACGGCCTGGTGGTAGGCGTGCCAATGCTGTGCCAATGCAGCAAGGCCCACAACCAGTTATCCAGCAGCAG ATGCTTCCTAGGGGACGCGGCTTTCGCTATCCTCTTGGGCGTGGGATGCCTGATGTTTCCATGCAAGGTATACCTGGAAACATGCTTCCTGTCCCATACGAAATGGGTGGTTTGCCATTGCATAATGCAGGAATTTCTCAACCAATTCCTATTGGAGCTTTGGCATCTGCACTTGCAAACGCTTCCCCCATCGAGCAAAGGACT ATGTTGGGAGAAAATTTGTACCCGCTTGTGGAACAACTGGAGCCTGATATGGCTGCTAAGGTGACTGGCATGCTTCTGGAAATGGACCAGACAGAGGTGCTGCACTTGTTGGAGTCTCCAGAAGCTCTTAAAGCTAAGGTCTCAGAGGCAATGGATGTTCTGAAAAATGTGTCTCAGCAGCAGCTGAGCAGCCCTGCTGAGCAATTGGCTTCGCTGTCACTTAGTGAATGA
- the LOC140841880 gene encoding E3 ubiquitin-protein ligase MBR2-like isoform X2: protein MQGERSSLDSFPETVDLNQGSIPNDSSVDHSASWDNLLNPVQDRLSGYMVPSSGSNISSTNAVSSRAQSFSGWAQGESSSSANNSQDRTYDHSKMRLGWSSSFGHCSETDARTDNLSFEASGFSNSSYVGNQVTGILPTMQNYSSIFGSQDATSSHGPARESDSHGILGATLPHNLYKSGQSEAVKTSNFYASSSIAAASGSSSSFFEINNASGSSTGPWGSSCKRKNVEGNSGQFCHGGSSSSNQPVENMKQNPIHGCYSSPRSLSISSEPLNSSLTIRSEQLNSRGVGMSRATPATYPSSVPGIPESSGRNPVGRSNTRHHDLVRFDAARGIPLRRPTAYATQPLPRPFSSIESLELRSPVVPPINPGNTLNQSHILPASEDLGTHPYPWNRSFSTRGGSFSRSSVPSGERGPTVHDDVNARSSIRNNPDFPMLVSVPETRNVPQDQIDWSFAPGTSTSSRNPSFASRIGAGSGARASPVILLPHQMQRSQAHQRFSEFYPWNPTQRIESDSGVRRSPFVPFPSASFSADEAPSTSLGQHQSDQQPPAFSIDTTSDDASGWNALAAVEGRHRLIRQVLNAMRRGVHLQPEDYMLIDPFINGFVEMHDRHRDMRLDVDNMSYEELLALEERIGNVNTGLSEEKILASMKQRKYRVFGVALKLEPCCICQEEYMDGDNIGISDCGHEFHVNCIKQWLTLKNLCPICKTTALEI, encoded by the exons ATGCAGGGGGAAAGAAGTTCCCTTGATTCTTTCCCTGAAACGGTTGATTTGAATCAGGGATCTATTCCCAATGACAGCTCTGTGGATCACTCCGCTTCTTGGGACAACCTGCTCAATCCAGTTCAAGATCGACTATCCGGTTACATGGTTCCCTCTAGTGGCAGTAATATTAGTTCCACAAATGCTGTTAGCAGTCGTGCTCAGAGTTTTAGTGGTTGGGCCCAAGGTGAATCCAGCTCCAGTGCAAATAATTCACAGGACCGAACTTACGATCATTCAAAAATGAGGCTTGGATGGTCATCCTCGTTTGGTCATTGTTCCGAGACTGATGCAAGGACAGACAATTTGTCTTTTGAAGCATCTGGTTTCAGCAATTCTAGTTATGTCGGCAATCAGGTGACTGGAATCCTTCCTACAATGCAAAATTACAGCTCCATTTTTGGTTCACAGGATGCAACTTCAAGCCATGGACCTGCGAGGGAAAGTGATAGCCATGGAATCCTAGGGGCTACTTTACCTCATAATCTGTATAAGTCTGGCCAATCCGAGGCAGTGAAAACTTCGAATTTTTATGCTTCTTCCAGCATAGCAGCTGCTTCTGGAAGTTCTAGTTCATTTTTCGAAATAAATAATGCATCAGGTTCATCTACTGGTCCGTGGGGTTCATCCTGCAAGAGGAAGAATGTTGAAGGTAATTCGGGACAATTTTGTCATGGTGGGAGTTCGAGCTCGAATCAGCCAGTGGAGAACATGAAGCAGAATCCTATCCATGGTTGTTACTCTAGCCCAAGAAGTTTAAGCATATCATCTGAACCTCTGAATTCGTCTCTAACTATTCGCTCAGAGCAACTAAATTCAAGAGGGGTTGGAATGAGTAGAGCAACCCCTGCTACTTATCCTTCAAGTGTTCCAGGAATTCCAGAAAGCTCGGGCAGAAATCCTGTTGGAAGATCGAATACCAGACACCATGATTTGGTTCGATTTGATGCGGCTAGAGGCATTCCTTTGAGACGTCCTACTGCTTATGCTACCCAGCCGCTTCCTAGACCTTTCTCAAGTATTGAATCTTTAGAGTTGAGATCACCAGTTGTACCGCCAATAAATCCAGGCAACACCCTTAATCAATCTCATATATTACCTGCATCTGAGGATTTAGGTACACATCCTTACCCTTGGAATAGATCTTTCAGCACACGGGGTGGCAGCTTCTCAAGGTCATCTGTTCCCTCTGGAGAAAGGGGTCCTACTGTGCATGATGATGTCAATGCCAGAAGCTCTATCAGAAATAATCCCGATTTTCCCATGCTCGTTTCTGTTCCTGAGACGAGAAATGTTCCACAAGACCAAATTGACTGGAGTTTTGCCCCTGGAACTTCTACATCTTCTAGAAATCCTTCATTTGCTTCCCGGATTGGTGCAGGTTCTGGTGCGCGTGCATCTCCCGTAATCTTGTTGCCTCATCAGATGCAAAGATCTCAAGCCCATCAGAGATTCTCAGaattttatccttggaaccccACTCAAAGGATTGAATCTGACTCCGGAGTTCGGAGAAGTCCTTTTGTGCCTTTCCCTTCTGCCTCGTTTTCAGCAGACGAGGCACCGAGTACTAGTCTTGGACAGCATCAGTCAGATCAACAGCCACCAGCGTTCTCGATTGATACGACAAGTGATGATGCTAGCGGTTGGAATGCTTTAGCTGCTGTTGAGGGAAGGCATAGACTG ATCCGTCAAGTCTTGAACGCCATGCGAAGGGGTGTCCACTTACAACCTGAG GATTATATGCTGATCGACCCTTTTATTAATGGATTTGTGGAGATGCATGACCGGCATAGAGACATGAGGCTCGATGTGGATAACATGTCTTATGAA GAATTGTTAGCTTTGGAGGAACGTATAGGGAATGTTAACACCGGATTGAGCGAGGAGAAAATCTTGGCCTCAATGAAACAGAGGAAGTATAGAGTATTTGGTGTCGCACTGAAATTGGAACCATGCTGTATATGTCAG GAGGAATACATGGATGGAGATAATATTGGGATATCGGATTGTGGGCATGAGTTTCATGTCAACTGCATCAAGCAATGGTTGACACTAAAGAACTTATGTCCCATTTGTAAAACAACGGCTTTGGAAATTTGA